The sequence tcagcagcgtagagatgtccccaaccgatacaggcgagcggtccatcctgggtctcgactctggacagccagtacttcatccatggtcatcggaccggaccccctccacaagggagggggggacataggagaaagaaaagaagcggcagatcaactggtctaaaaaggaggtctatttaaaggctagagtatacagatgagttttaaggtgagacttaagccATGGTACGATACAATATTGTGATGGGCGGTATTTGCAATGTTCTACTGATTCATTTAGAATGCAGCTTAACTGACAAgttgtgtatatccatccatccatccatccattttctaccgcctattccctttcggggtcgcggggggcgctggcgcctatctcagctacaatcgggcggaaggcagggtacaccctggacaagtcgccacctcatcgcagggccaacacagatagacagacaacattcacactcacattcacacattagggccaatttagtgttgccaatcaacctatccccaggtgcatgtctttggaggtgggaggaagccggagtacccggagggaacccacgcattcacggggagaacatgcaaactccacacagaaagatcccgagcctggatttgaacccaggactgcaggaacttcgtattgtgaggcagacgcactaacccctctgccaccgtgaagcctaagttgtgtatatatataaatatatatatatatatataagttgtgtatatatatatatatatatatatatatatatatatatatatatatatatatatatatatatatatatatatatgtgtatatatgtatatgtgtgtgtgtttttttcaccAACGATGCTAGAGGGCTGTCAGAATAAAtcagtttctcagctgtggtccacaTGGGccgtaaaaaaactactttaatAATtcgttggttttttttttagaatttcagATAATAGATtgtaatacataaaaaaaaacatctataataTGCATGCTAATAACTAGGGCTGAACAATTTtcggaaaatatatatttttttcatgattCGATTCACAATTTTCTTTAAATCAAGTTTCTGTTCAACATTcacaatttttgggggaaaatcatTTAACAGTCGTTTCATTGTCCCTTAATTGTGATGAGCTGTCACATTCACGTCGggttgtgtttccttgtttcctgtaagccaggggtgtcaaactcaaatacagagtgggccaacatttaaaaactgaacaaagctgcgggccgaggttgaacaaattaaccttttaataaggacccaaacaagtttttcatcgaatattgaacaagcaaggcttatataactttatagtgacatgcaaaattgagtttcaaaaaataataacaataataattacaaaatatcaatggcatatcaaatcaaatttaaataaaaattgaatgcctcttttgtatttgcagccttctggaggtaaatatcaacattaactttttccagggGCTAATAcatctgaaaataaaataacctATAAGCCTCtatactgctcagttaatgtcggggctcaggtgggcggggtttggggggtttgttggtagcggggagggggggtgtatattgtagtggtccggaagagttagtgctgcaagggattctgggtatttgttctgttgtgttacggtgcggatgttctcccgaaatgtgttggtcattcttgtttggtgtgggttcacagtgtggcgcatatttgtaacagtgttaaagttgtttatatggccaccccagtgtgacctgtatgctgttgatcaagtatgccttgcatttacttacatgtgtgcagaagccacatatattacgtgacgctgtttgtgaggaggaaaaacagacttgacgacaggttgtaggggactctaaaggcagtgcctttaaggcacactcccaatattgttgtccgggtggaattcgggagaatggttgcacctgGAGattttcgagagtctcccgggaaatcggtgaatgcggagttacagcggcaccgctttatagcaccggcgggccagctctaatgttagatattgcctcaagggccaaatgaaattgggccagagtttgacacctatgctgtAAGCGCTCTCATTTTGGTTCCACTTCCTGCTTGGCTCCCTGAGTGCCGTTTCCCCTCGcctgctgctgattggcagcctggccacacctgttgtcaatcagctggctgctatttatgcctgcctcgccctccagtcagggctcgatgattgtTTGCTGTCTCCTGTTTCTTGGTTCCTGTTATCCTGTCTCCGGTAATCCTATTAACGTCATGTTTTCCTGCGCTACGCCTGCTATCTTGGGGTTCACCACCAACAGATTATGACATCAATATTGCAATTTTGATTTAATATGGGATTATTTTATTAAAGGTGTCCATTTTTcaccaaacaaacacaaaatcaacatgttttaatacactatcacttttattattagggtccgcaggcccatcgccaaaggactcctgtggagtcctttggcgATGGGccaactgtaaggttttattattctttattattctttattattctttattattattctttattattccgcacctatgcgctgtaatttgacccccttaacatgcttcaagactctccaaatttgacacacacgtcggtgtggaaaaccttcccaacttatcaagcaaccaaaccccaaaaatcaaaattgcgcgctagcgccccctaggaagaaacaaaaaacagactgcttgtaacttccgttaggaatgtcgtagagacatgaaacaaaaacctctatgtaggtccgacttagacctacatttccaatcggaaatttctatagcaaaaatcaacagaaattttgcaaaaactcattcaaagcaaaattttcgccaaaaatgctatttttgcctatttgagctgtaatttgacccactttaaatgattcaaaactcaccaaacttggcacacacatcaggactggcaaaaattgcgatctgatgaaaaaactaaacccgaaaattaaaaaatgcgctctacacagaaaaaactgctcctagggagagaaaacagacaaaactgtgtaacttccagtaggaatgtcgggcAGACATGAAAAaaatacctctatgtaggtctcacttagacctacattttaaaattgacatccttcagcaaaaatcaacagtaagttaaaaattaccccttcaaaataaaagttttgcaaacacccgtcaccttttttcaaacattatctcctctgagctcgtttgtcgtttcggcttccaactcgcacagaagagagattgaacccttctgattaaaagtatagaccAGAGTTTTGAtcactgctccggttttgattttacgcgccttcaaagaacccctacgcaaagtttcctaaaaaatttcatttttgcctctttgagctgtaatttgacccccttaaaatgcttcaaagtgcaagttaaagttctactatgccaagcgaaagccatttatcaacaacatccagaaacgccaatctgtaatttgaaccccttaacatgcttcaaaactcaccaaattttacacacacatcagggctggcgaaaactgccatctaacaaaaaaccaaaccctgaaaatcaaaattgcgctctagcgccccctagggaaaaaaaacagacaaaactgcttgtaacttctgttaggaatgtcgtagagacatgaaacaaaaacgtctatgtagcggcggcagcagccaaaggcggacccgaccaacgctgcttgcagctttaatttttaattGTTCCTTCTTATAGGCTGCTATGTTAAAACAATTTCCATTCACACAGGTGTACTTTGAAAACAATCTGCGATCACGTaaaaacattcacattttgtcTAAGCTAGGGATGTAACTATTACAGCGATTAATTGTAAACCCTGGTAAAATTCCAGACAGTTAATCTTACTTTTTCAAATGGTATCTATCATAAAACTGTTTGATTACACACCTCAACAAAACTCTCTTTTTTTCCTAATGCGTGTATTTGCCTTCtcgtgtcctgcagacgtctgtgaagaacatctccCTGAGCAGCGGGAGTGGACCTCTCGTCAGGAgcaggaggagccacagccccctcacgttaaagaggaagatgaggagCCAACGCTttctcacattaaagaggaagaggaggaacacagcatcggTCAGGAGGGAGGGCATCTTGAAGGGTTGGACGCATTCCCAGGgattggtgtccctgtgaagagtgaagatgatgaggtcaaaagtgaaagtgaggagaagagagaggcggagcctccaagcagcagcccaactcaacacatgacaacagaagctgatggagaccactgtggaggatcacaagcagacaagctcttagctccactatcagatagtgaggacacaacgtcacactctcctgacactcatgatgaagactctaaaaatgacaaaacatgtCAAACTGTTAACacacacttcacatgttctctctgCGACAAAACCTTTAATCGTCGTAGTCATCTGAAAAGACACGTGAGaatacacacaggagaaaaaccgttTGCATGCTTAATCTGCGCTAAAAGATTTATACAGAATAGTGATTTggaaaaacacatgagaacacacaccggagaaaaaccattcatgtgctcgaTTTGTAGTAAAAGCTTCTCCCAGAAAGCGTACTTGATAACACAcaaaagaacacacactggtgaaaaacctttcatcTGTTCAGTCTGCGGTAAGGGTTTCCTCCAAAACCAagatttgaaaagacacacaaGAACGCACACTGGCGAAAAGCCGTTTGTCTGTTCATTCTGTGGCAAAGGTTTTCTGCAAAATGaagatttgaaaagacacatgagaaaacacaccGGAGACAAACCGTTCATGTGCTCAGTTTGTAGTAAAAGATTCTCCCAGAAAGCAAATTTGATAATACACACAAGAACgcacaccggtgaaaaaccttttatctgttcggtctgtagtaaaggttttctCCAAAATCAGGATTTGAAAAAACACACGAGAATCCACACCGGTGAAAAAACAAAGTGCTCCGTTTGCAGTAAAAAATTCTCTCAGACGCAACATTTGAAAGCGCACATGAGGaggcacaccggagaaaaaccctttCCCTGTTCAATCTGCGTCAAAGAGTTTGCACAGAGGCAATGTCTGCAAAGGCACATGGCAACACACACCGGTGAAAAGCCCTTTTCTTGCTCAAGTTGCAACAAAAGATTTTGTGAAAAAACAAGACTTGTGGTACACATGAGAACTCACACGAGGGAGAAAACGCTGAGTTGCAGCgcgtgtggtgaaagattctcttctaagtcccagtgtaagaaacacaagtgtgctggtgagaacagcagcagcaaatgaagatgcaggatttgaaataaacttgtttatatttttgataattccaattattataagctgtgtttcttcctactcctttttccaACACGTTGGTTTGTGGACTAGTAAATATGTGATGTGTACACAGCAACTGTGTGCATGTTGAAaagtaactaccgtattttccggaccataaggcgcaccggattataaggcacactgtcgaggaATGGTCTatctttgatcttttttcatacgtAAGGCgtaccagattatagggcgcattaaagaagtcatatttttttttttctaaatggaaaatactcttttgtggtgtacataacatgtaatggtggttctttggtcaaaatgttgcatagatgatcttttacagatcatcttcgagGCACTTTTtaacagtcgcttccggatgcgccgttttgtgggcggtcttatttacgtggcgtcttatccccgtcatctttgttgcagcggtgtagcgtgcaaggacgggagtggaagaagagtcaaaagatagagctaactgttttaatgacaagttctttgggtgaataatgcagactcaccacaccggtatgttttagcgctttcatggtgagtttactgacagatactgtaacgtattattttcgggtctccccatgtctagcattaaaagattacagttggtacaaaatgcggctgctagacttttgacaagaacaagaaagtttgatcacattacgcctgtactggctcacctgcactggcttcctgtgcacttaagatgtgactttaaggttttactacttacgtataaaatactacacggtctagctccatcctatcttgccgattgtattgtaccatatgtcccggcaagaaatctgcgttcaaaggactccggcttattagtgattccca comes from Nerophis ophidion isolate RoL-2023_Sa linkage group LG24, RoL_Noph_v1.0, whole genome shotgun sequence and encodes:
- the LOC133542490 gene encoding zinc finger protein OZF-like; its protein translation is MCEKTIAEYEEEMCPTKEKERQHQLLDAVFKKHQVVSHRTDVCEEHLPEQREWTSRQEQEEPQPPHVKEEDEEPTLSHIKEEEEEHSIGQEGGHLEGLDAFPGIGVPVKSEDDEVKSESEEKREAEPPSSSPTQHMTTEADGDHCGGSQADKLLAPLSDSEDTTSHSPDTHDEDSKNDKTCQTVNTHFTCSLCDKTFNRRSHLKRHVRIHTGEKPFACLICAKRFIQNSDLEKHMRTHTGEKPFMCSICSKSFSQKAYLITHKRTHTGEKPFICSVCGKGFLQNQDLKRHTRTHTGEKPFVCSFCGKGFLQNEDLKRHMRKHTGDKPFMCSVCSKRFSQKANLIIHTRTHTGEKPFICSVCSKGFLQNQDLKKHTRIHTGEKTKCSVCSKKFSQTQHLKAHMRRHTGEKPFPCSICVKEFAQRQCLQRHMATHTGEKPFSCSSCNKRFCEKTRLVVHMRTHTREKTLSCSACGERFSSKSQCKKHKCAGENSSSK